In Deltaproteobacteria bacterium, the following are encoded in one genomic region:
- the dnaA gene encoding chromosomal replication initiator protein DnaA, which translates to MPSPLTAWDGALARLSAETPPLALKAWILPLGIHADGDTLVLTAPTSFHAERVRSRFSSAIEMHLAQEGVAIPLRIEVGSEAAPVREPAAGAVGLRPNALSEAAPSRALMVRVEAPLAPAAQLALPHTFDTFVVGPGNALAREASFALARGRTLGAGTLFLAGPPGIGKSHLARAVVHEARANGSERALYASAESFTSELMSAIRANETPAFRRRYRRECDLLVIEDVQFFAGKNATQLELFHTVEHLRLVGARVVLTADRLPRDIARFDARLASQLASGLVAEMDPPDRELRRDILRDRAARGGFRIPDDCLELLADTVHGSVRDLEGVLMQLVASSALLGRKIDRALAESALRKVAGPSGAAHSIDEVIDCVAQFSGLRRADLASRSRRRATLRPRQLAMYLCRQLTDASLSEIGRALGRDHPAVANALRAIERALLERAPLRYQVEELSARLQRRRS; encoded by the coding sequence CTGGTGCTCACGGCGCCGACGAGCTTTCACGCCGAGCGGGTGCGGTCGCGGTTCTCGAGCGCGATCGAGATGCACCTCGCCCAAGAAGGCGTCGCAATTCCGCTGCGAATCGAGGTGGGGAGCGAGGCTGCGCCCGTGCGGGAGCCCGCTGCCGGCGCGGTCGGTCTACGTCCGAACGCTCTTTCCGAAGCGGCGCCTTCGCGCGCGCTGATGGTCCGCGTCGAGGCGCCGCTGGCTCCGGCCGCGCAGCTCGCGCTGCCGCACACGTTCGACACGTTCGTGGTCGGGCCCGGCAACGCACTCGCCCGCGAGGCGTCCTTCGCGCTCGCGCGCGGCCGCACACTCGGCGCCGGCACGCTCTTCCTCGCGGGCCCGCCTGGCATCGGGAAGTCGCACCTCGCGCGCGCGGTCGTGCACGAGGCGCGCGCGAACGGCTCCGAGCGCGCGCTCTACGCCTCCGCCGAGTCGTTCACGAGCGAGCTGATGTCGGCGATTCGCGCGAACGAGACGCCGGCGTTTCGTCGCCGCTATCGACGCGAGTGCGACCTGCTCGTGATCGAAGACGTGCAGTTCTTTGCGGGCAAGAACGCGACGCAGCTCGAGCTCTTCCACACCGTCGAGCACCTGCGCCTCGTCGGCGCGCGCGTCGTGCTCACCGCCGATCGCCTGCCGCGCGACATCGCGCGCTTCGACGCGCGGCTCGCCTCGCAGCTCGCGAGCGGTCTCGTCGCCGAGATGGATCCGCCCGACCGCGAGCTGCGCCGCGACATTCTGCGCGACCGCGCCGCGCGCGGCGGCTTCCGCATTCCCGACGATTGCCTCGAGCTGCTCGCCGACACGGTGCACGGCAGCGTGCGCGACCTCGAGGGCGTGCTCATGCAGCTCGTCGCGAGCTCGGCGCTGCTCGGGCGCAAGATCGATCGCGCGCTCGCGGAGAGCGCGCTGCGCAAAGTCGCCGGCCCGAGCGGCGCCGCGCACTCGATCGATGAAGTGATCGACTGCGTCGCGCAGTTCTCCGGCCTGCGCCGCGCCGACCTCGCGAGCCGCTCACGCCGCCGCGCAACGCTGCGGCCGCGCCAGCTCGCGATGTACCTGTGCCGCCAGCTCACCGACGCCAGCCTCAGCGAGATCGGCCGCGCGCTCGGCCGCGACCACCCCGCCGTCGCCAACGCCCTGCGCGCCATCGAACGCGCCCTCCTCGAACGCGCCCCCCTCCGCTACCAGGTCGAAGAGCTCTCCGCGCGCCTCCAACGACGCCGCAGCTAG
- the cofH gene encoding 5-amino-6-(D-ribitylamino)uracil--L-tyrosine 4-hydroxyphenyl transferase CofH: protein MLERLLSDVKPDFARLLEGALAGRELTHEDAIALLAAQGADYTALLLTADAARKADKGDDVSFVVCRNINFTNICYVGCSFCGFARHRDEHDAYDRSMEQILAKCDDAVSRGATEVCIQGGIDPHKDQHHYKLILTSIKAKYPQLHIHAYSPEEISFMQKQSGWSFEQLLTWLKEAGLGTIPGTAAEILDDSVRRQLSPNKLMTDRWIEIVKTAHRVGLRSTATIMYGHLEKPHHVAKHLGTIRDIQKETGGFTEFVPLGFIHEKNTLGHVDITRPGPSAAEDLKMIAVSRLFLRPHIQNVQMSWVKMGPKLAQVSLTAGANDFGGTLMEESISRESGADFGENLAPEEMRRLIREMGRTPVERSTTYKVLRRFDDPAQDPPSLEPEHLRPMAGPSRFRGEAGVARVKERIEAASHAGK, encoded by the coding sequence ATGCTGGAGCGACTCCTCTCGGACGTGAAGCCCGACTTCGCGCGGCTGCTCGAGGGCGCGCTCGCGGGCCGCGAGCTCACGCACGAAGACGCGATCGCGCTGCTCGCGGCGCAGGGCGCGGACTACACCGCGCTGCTCCTCACCGCGGATGCCGCGCGCAAGGCCGACAAAGGCGACGACGTCTCGTTCGTGGTGTGCCGCAACATCAACTTCACCAACATTTGTTACGTCGGCTGCTCGTTCTGCGGATTCGCGCGCCACCGCGACGAGCACGACGCCTACGACCGCTCGATGGAGCAGATCCTCGCGAAGTGCGACGACGCGGTTTCACGCGGCGCGACCGAAGTGTGCATCCAAGGCGGCATCGACCCGCACAAGGACCAACACCACTACAAGCTGATCCTCACCTCGATCAAGGCGAAGTACCCGCAGCTGCACATCCACGCGTACTCGCCGGAAGAGATCAGCTTCATGCAGAAGCAGAGCGGCTGGTCCTTCGAGCAGCTGCTGACGTGGTTGAAGGAAGCGGGCCTCGGGACGATCCCCGGCACCGCGGCGGAGATCCTCGACGACTCGGTCCGCCGCCAGCTCTCACCTAACAAGCTGATGACCGACCGCTGGATCGAGATCGTGAAGACCGCGCATCGCGTCGGGCTGCGCTCGACGGCGACGATCATGTACGGGCACCTCGAGAAGCCGCACCACGTCGCGAAGCACCTTGGCACGATTCGCGACATTCAGAAGGAGACGGGCGGCTTCACCGAGTTCGTGCCGCTCGGCTTCATTCACGAGAAGAACACGCTCGGCCACGTCGACATCACGCGGCCCGGCCCGTCGGCGGCCGAAGACCTGAAGATGATCGCGGTGTCGCGCCTGTTCTTGCGCCCGCACATCCAGAACGTGCAGATGTCGTGGGTGAAGATGGGGCCGAAGCTCGCGCAGGTATCCCTGACAGCTGGCGCGAACGACTTCGGCGGCACGCTGATGGAGGAGTCGATCAGCCGCGAGTCCGGCGCGGACTTCGGCGAGAACCTCGCGCCCGAGGAGATGCGCCGCCTGATCCGCGAGATGGGCCGCACGCCCGTCGAGCGCAGCACGACCTACAAGGTGCTGCGGCGCTTCGACGACCCCGCGCAGGATCCGCCCTCGCTCGAGCCCGAGCACCTGCGCCCGATGGCGGGGCCGTCGCGCTTCCGCGGGGAGGCTGGAGTGGCGCGGGTGAAGGAGCGTATTGAGGCAGCGAGTCACGCCGGGAAGTAG